One Candidatus Sulfurimonas baltica DNA segment encodes these proteins:
- a CDS encoding pyrimidine/purine nucleoside phosphorylase: MSDFKNVSLKKEANIYYDGKVTSRTIEFEDGSIKSLGVMLPGEYTFGTNEAEIMEMLSGELEIRLPNEDWKTLNTPETFEIGANSSFDLKIKTVTDYCCSYIK, from the coding sequence ATGTCAGATTTTAAAAACGTAAGTCTTAAAAAAGAAGCAAATATATACTATGACGGTAAAGTTACTAGTAGAACAATTGAGTTTGAAGATGGTTCAATAAAATCTCTTGGGGTTATGTTGCCTGGTGAATATACTTTTGGAACAAATGAAGCAGAAATAATGGAGATGTTAAGTGGTGAGCTAGAAATTAGACTTCCTAACGAAGATTGGAAGACTTTAAATACACCGGAAACTTTTGAGATCGGTGCAAACTCATCTTTTGATTTAAAGATTAAAACAGTAACAGATTATTGTTGTTCATATATTAAGTAA
- the ruvC gene encoding crossover junction endodeoxyribonuclease RuvC yields MIILGIDPGTRNMGYALISLEKGKISLIEAGLIKIKADELQFQIPQMAEAFESIFNNHTIDEVAMEDIFYAHNPKTTIKLAQFRGAIMLTILQQFGQFSEYTALQVKKSLTGNGKAAKEQVAFMVKRLLNIKKEIKPLDITDAIAVAITHSQRVKLMS; encoded by the coding sequence ATGATAATTCTCGGAATAGACCCAGGTACAAGGAATATGGGTTATGCTCTTATCTCTTTAGAAAAAGGAAAAATTTCACTTATTGAGGCCGGGCTTATAAAAATAAAAGCAGATGAACTGCAATTTCAAATCCCACAGATGGCTGAAGCTTTTGAAAGTATTTTTAATAATCACACTATTGACGAAGTGGCTATGGAAGATATATTTTATGCTCATAATCCTAAAACTACTATAAAATTAGCCCAATTTCGTGGAGCAATTATGTTAACAATACTTCAACAATTTGGACAATTCAGTGAATATACAGCATTACAAGTAAAAAAATCTCTGACTGGAAATGGAAAAGCAGCAAAAGAGCAAGTGGCATTTATGGTAAAGCGTCTTTTAAATATAAAAAAAGAGATTAAGCCACTTGATATTACAGATGCTATAGCAGTTGCTATAACACATTCACAAAGAGTAAAACTAATGTCATAA